cgtTTCCTACTAAGTCGTGGAGAATCGTTGGTTAAATTCGACCTGGGACCAATGAATTGCaagtttcataaaaaaatcCGCTTTTATATCTTTGATATTTGTTGCTAGTATATACCAAATAAGGGTCAGCTTTTCTTACGCGCTGATTGGCTTTCACGcagaagagaaacaaaatgactgTTAATGTTATAGAGTGTGTTGatatgacgtcacggcggccatgttggaggagtaaacaaagaaacggcggccatgttggaggagtgaaatattcttttggggattgaactctatttttatgcaaatccctcctttAGTTTCATTACGctaatatggcttctggtcacatgagcgaacacactctagAATCGTCTAGGTCAGTAAGTTTTTGATCAGCGAGTTATTCTGCGTGtatggtatatactaaaacaatttgtaCCTCACATAAACCAAGTCGTAAatactctttttcttttgccatcTCAGTTTGATCAGAAATAACACACAAGCAGCGGTGACAAACATCAGATATAAACGcatcctttttttaaaattaacttttacttgacgtttcgtatgcttctgcatacatcttcagaagtgacAGTTAATACAAACTACGAGTTTAAATATACAGGATTACTGACTAATTAACTATTAACTATTAAGTAACAATAGAGgtgacaaaaataatgaaaaataaaaattaataaagacaCAGCTTTTCGCTGCTGACATATTCATTTAAATCTTTGATCAGCAgtgtctcttttattttacagtgATCCGCAAGAGCCGCCGTATGATGACCATTGATTAatgctttaaaatgttcagtttttctGTCATGCAATCGTCTTTTGGTTTTTCCGATATAAAAATCATTGCAGTCCCAACAGGCAGCTCTATATACAATCTTAGACATTTGGCCACGGCTAAGTCTATCTTTGTaaggaaagaaagatttaATGCGGCGAGTGCTTTGAAAAATCACTCTAAGGCCAATGCACCCGTAGAATTTATTAATACACgacataatttgtttattagcGATTTTGCTTTGTAGGCCTAAATAAGGTAAAACtaagaacattttcaaattatgaaaggtcaagtaaaagttaatttcaaaaaaaggATGCGTTTATATCTGATGTTTGTCACCGCTGCTTGTGTGTTATTTCTAATTTGTACCTCGTTTTCGCGGATAGTGATTGATATTTATCTAGgatgaataattgttaattctCCTGGCTCAAGGCAGACAAAAAAGGGAGTTAAGGCCTAAATAATACCAGCACAAGCGCTCGTAGAATTCTGATAAATCAAATGACAAGACATTGAATACGTTTCACCAGTTTATTAGCCCTTTTCTATTTACAAACTACGTACTACCATAAGAAAGTCTTAACCCCATATCTTTTTTATTCACCAGCACTCGATTTATTTTGCAactatatacatatacaaTTTTTATCTCCTAGACGCGGGATAATAAAGTGATTTCAAATTCTCCTGTTCCGCTATAAATTAAGTATTTGCTGTAGTAAATGTATCTATAATTACCATAACCAACGAAAatgatttcttgtttttaaataGTTGTAGTCGATATTGCCAGAGTTTAGTCCTCTTCTCttttttataataaataacGCCCATAAGCGTCAAACAGCATAACACCTTTCTAATGTCATTGTAACCTGAACTTTGCCGTTTTGTATTGGACAAGTGTGAAAAACAAGGCTTGAACAAAAGTTCGTTTGGCTTAAAGCTTAATTCACATTGATAAATCATTGTAATTTAAAATGTCTGTTCTCGTTAGTATGAGAATATATTGAAATACGAATCTTGAGAATCAAGAGATGCTCCTCGCCTTTGTAGtatttgaaaagacattttgatATCTACAATGCACCTGTTTAAGTGATGATTGGATTTGTGCAAGAAAATTGTCCACAATTTTGAGATAACTCTTTGGAGTAAAACCTCGTCATCTCAATATGCAAACCAACTAATTACTCAAAATTGCGGGTGTGAAGCCGTGGTCCGATCTCACAGGCCGGCTTGGTATCCCGTGATGCATTGCTGCTTGCATGTCAACAAATTCTTCCAATACATCTGGGTAATATCGTTCACATTGACCTCCACTGACTCCGGAGAGCGGATACATAGTGTTCGCGGTCATGGCGCTTGCAGGAAACATGTATGGAGAGGGATAACTTCGTTCATTTAGAGGGTATTGTGAATAATGCTTGAATTGATCAATCGGAGATACTCCTCTGTATTCGTAGCCTGGTATGTTGGATGTAGGGGTCACCATTGCGTAACTTGAATCGGCCATGCTATTTTTGGAGCGTACAATTGAGTAGCTTGTGCCATCTGTGGTGTAGCTACTTGACATGTCAAAGTCACCCATAGAGACTGCTGCGTCACTGCCGCCAGTTGCAGTGTAGCTGCTTCCATGATTCACAGCTGTCACCGATCCTACGGTTGCAGACGTGTAACCGTACCGCGCACCATAATCTCCTGGGGATGGGTACAGAAAGTGTGCCTGTTCTGGTAGCATGGAGTATTTGGtaacgttgttgttgttattaatgGGTGTGGTCGGGGTTATCGGAGTAATTGGATGCGGGGACAGGTCGTGGTACGTGGGACGCATCATTGTTGCTGACTGTGCAGGACTCCTATGTTGGGTCGCTTCTCGAGGACTTCTCAGAGAGCTCACTGAAGATGAGCTTGAATGTCTTCGTGGTACTGACTTTCTTACACTCGTTGGTCTCGGTCTTGCAATGTCAATTTCCATGTTTTCCTTGACTGGACCTGGAAAAATATACACTATTTTAAAAACAGCTTTCTCCTCTTGGTCTTCTAAAGACCATGACGCAGCGGGCAGAAACTCCTTGCAGAGCTTACCATATTCTATTAGCCTCACACCAAACTTAAAGCCATTTGGATTTTTATCGCCAACTACTAGTCATCCTAGTTCTGTGTTTCTTTTAGTCAAAAGAAACTTACCTTCGACAAAACTTGTTTCCTTAGCGGTGCAGGTAGAGGATTGGACTAACTGTTCGTCTGCATTGTTGTGGTTTTCAACAGTGTAAAGAATGTAGTCCTCAAGGAGCATGTGCAAAAGATGAAACGAGCCTGCAATAAAATTGTGAAAAGTTGGAAAAGTGCTGATGACAAGCGTCAATGAAATGATGTAGCGGCCGGCAAAATTTGTTTACTGTGTGGGATGAGCACTGCAAACTTGTGGCTTTGAACATGTGTAGTGattaatttgtttcaacaaGCAATGTTTGTTCAATATGTCACAAACTGCTCACAGTAAGAGGTACACAAAAAGCAGTATGACTTTCCTATTGTAAGAAAATTAGTCTGATTTGCAGGAAAGTTGTTAAAACTACTCACCGAAGCTGTGTGCGCTGTGAAGCGTTAGTTCCCGCACAATTTTGACGCTAAAGAACGACCACTTGAGAAGAAAGTTACGTGAACACTCTTTGTAGCATTTGCCTGTCTTCTCCACTTGCTAGATAACAGAAAAGATATGAATACTTGTCAGAAGTATTGTACATTGCATACTGACTAGCAAAGCCTGTAGACTGTCTAGTCTAGTATACTGAGAATTAACGATTTTGTAATGACACAGTTGCCCCACGTTTTGTGGAATGTCATTGAATAGATGGAAGCTGACACCCAATTCGGTCCTCGTCTATCGTTTTGTTTATCTGGTTCGTTAATGTAGCACCAAATGTTGCTTTGTCCTCAAGGACACCAAAAATCCAACTTGACGACACCAACTTTTGCAAAACCAGTGAGACTTTTAGAGAGGGCGACACCAGCTAACTTGGCAAACTAGAGGAACCCTCTTTGCCGCAGCCTCAGTCAGATAAAAATCATGATCCACTAAAACTGGGCTCACGTGAAATCGCGATGGAAAACGCGGACGTCAGCCTGACTGACCAACGTGTGCACCATGGGGTGTCTCCAGACAGTCACGCATCCCCATAATTTCCCCTTTCTACAGAACTAAGCATCAGTGAACCGACCAGAAAAGTATGACGTGTTCCTTCAGACAAACCGTACACAATATGTCGAACTGTCGCGAAAGACAATTTCCCGGATCAGATTTTACTCTCAAGGGGGGTCTCAGTGGTGCTCACCTTTGAAATACAGCGATTGACCATAGTGGCTGCCCAGTCAGCGTACTGATCAATAGTGGCCTGCTGTTCCAGAAGCTGTgtaaattctttgaaatctaTCAACCAAAATGAAACCAGTTAAAACGTTGGTCCACGCTGAACGACTAAGGCAAAGAAGTTAAcaaataagaagaaaatatgACTTCTTACGCTCATTAATGAGTTTATAATCTTCCTCCTTCTCATTGCTAAATGCCCATAATGCCTGGCGGGCGATGCCTTCAAAGTCAATCTGTTTCCAGTCGTTTAGCATCTGCGACACAGGCTCTGCGCTGTGGAGCACTGTGCGTGCGGCCTGAGAATGAGATGGAGAAGAAATGGTGCCACTTTATTCAAATGAATACGAAAACGAAAGAGGAATAGGAAATCCTGACTTAATCAGTAGATTTACATACCTGAGCGAGATGGGTGAGGGATGTTTGCCTTCTCAGTGAATGAGAGAAGTTCTTGGCAACTGAAAAACAGAAGAATACGACGATTGATCGATGGATCTCTGATATGAACCATTCAAAACCATTGCCATAGCTCTTAGTTTACAACTGAAAGCTGTGAAATCGGACACTCAGACAATCATTGCAAGAACAAATCAACGTTGCAATCAGTTTTGCTGCcagctctgattggttgagagcGTTGCTCTCATTTTCGAACCTTTCATTTCATACCTgcaagttttttcttttgtaatggtTCCGGTAAATGAGACAAGGATTCTGTCAGCCACTCATCTAGTTCCTGGGCAAATTGACGAATTGCTTGAGTCAAACTGAAATCAAAAGAGCTAGAAATTTACAGTCAGCAAAGAAACAAGGAATTATTTTACACGTGTCGTGACCCAATCGTGGTCACCACTGACTCGTGCCACTTTGTTTTCTGTTCACGATGACTTTAATCTTTGTACAGCCAGAAAAGATGATCGCAACGCCAGAATAACTTTGGCGATTGactgcttatttattccaattTGGATGGTTTTTGACGGTTCAAGTTTCGTGGCCAGAGGTTAAATCGGTGTTATCCGAAAAACCTTGAAACCGTTTGACCGTTCATCATGATGGTTCATCATGATGGTACTTTAAGCGGTTCAAAGTAATAGCTGCCCGGAATAGCTGACGGTTAATCTCATTGAGACGGAGTCAAAGTTGCTATGAATTATACCTTGCTGGTAAAGGCTGAAGAGTGCCTGGGATGAGGACTCCACTTATTGCTTTGTATAAGATGACATCACATTGGCCAATAAGATCCACCACCTCGTCACAACCTAACACCTCCAACATGTGACTCGGCATACCTTGCCAGAAATGaaccaaaaaattttgaacctAAGAAGAGAAAGGGAAAATTAGTAATTATCCATTCTGAAATGTTTCACATTTCACATTTCACCGCATTTGTTGATGCTCTCTGTTTTACCCACAGGTCCTCAGTAGGGCCGAAGGGCCATTGAAAAACCAACTTATGTCAATAAGTGATATGACTTCAAGAGCCACAAGTTTATTGCCACCTTCTCTAAATAAGGTATCTATCCATTTAtctatctatttatttattctgcGTTAAATTCGAAGCAATGATTAGGAGCCAAAACACAAACATATTTGAGCTACAAACAGAACCCGGTAGTGGACCTTTGTCTGCCTCTAATTTCGCCAAAACTTTCGAGGAAATAGTTGTTATTAAACACCAGCGTgagaaaaaatttcatttgatgaTGCTGAGATAGATGGAAAAATGTCAGACTTCCGGTTGTATACTCAAAAAACACTTGTGCTAATTTGAGCTCCCTTTGCTTCAGTTTTTACAATCTAGGAGCAATGCAATTGTAACTGCGAATTCAATGCAAACAttatttaattgttttttatgAAACAGAAAATTTAACCTCATTCTGTGTTAATAATACCTCTCCGAAGTTTGCGCGAAGTATGGTGTCCAGGATTCTTTGACAATGAGCGCGGTACATGATGAGAAATGTTTTCACCTATGAAACAGTAGAGtagttgttgatttttttttcataagttGTCTTATACTGATAATTCAAGCGATAATTCTATGATCTTAGAAATGCATATTTAAAGAGCATTCAGTGACTCACCTTTTCGTGTGGCACATCTTCGGGTAAAGTCAATTTGCTAGGCTTGGGGAAGTCAGGCAATAGAGTACCTCCTGGGGCCGCCGCCACGTATgtcccacttccctgaggacCTTTGTGGAGTGTATGGCCTTGGTTTCTATCGTCTGATTCATTCTTACTGTATGATTGGCTGAAACTATCCGAATCAAGCACGTTTtaatgaaaagtgaaaaggaACGGATTCTTAATGACAACCTGACATTTCAGTTTTACCAATTGATTGAGCGTTTAGATTTAATTCAGAGATTCAAACTTACAAAAATTTTATCTGTTTGAATGGGAAGGAAGAAAGACGCAGTTACACAAACATTTGAGTAATTATTTTATCTTACCCTGTGTTGCTCTGTCTTGCTGCATTGCACACTGTGTCATGATAAGGTGAAGTGGCTTTTATTGTGATACCATAGTAATGATACCTAAAGATATGAAGAGTAGATTTTGTAAAAGCCCCCAATACTAGCAGCTCCTCGTGAGTAAGGGTGCATTGTgcttaataatttttcataCTTCATACAGGTGTCAAACCGATTGCCTCTTTTACTTCCTGTAGTATTGGTGAACACTATGTAAGCGTCTTGGCTTTAGTTTTTCTTTGGCAACGA
This sequence is a window from Acropora palmata chromosome 9, jaAcrPala1.3, whole genome shotgun sequence. Protein-coding genes within it:
- the LOC141891981 gene encoding regulatory factor X 4-like isoform X2, producing MPRGPGQTAMFGSSGPYVSHSKLQSPLTIQWLNENYEVSEGVSLPRSALYSHYLDFCEKNNLSPVNAASFGKIIRHTFPNLKTRRLGTRGQSKYHYYGITIKATSPYHDTVCNAARQSNTGFSQSYSKNESDDRNQGHTLHKGPQGSGTYVAAAPGGTLLPDFPKPSKLTLPEDVPHEKVKTFLIMYRAHCQRILDTILRANFGEVQNFLVHFWQGMPSHMLEVLGCDEVVDLIGQCDVILYKAISGVLIPGTLQPLPASLTQAIRQFAQELDEWLTESLSHLPEPLQKKKLAVAKNFSHSLRRQTSLTHLAQAARTVLHSAEPVSQMLNDWKQIDFEGIARQALWAFSNEKEEDYKLINEHFKEFTQLLEQQATIDQYADWAATMVNRCISKQVEKTGKCYKECSRNFLLKWSFFSVKIVRELTLHSAHSFGSFHLLHMLLEDYILYTVENHNNADEQLVQSSTCTAKETSFVEGPVKENMEIDIARPRPTSVRKSVPRRHSSSSSVSSLRSPREATQHRSPAQSATMMRPTYHDLSPHPITPITPTTPINNNNNVTKYSMLPEQAHFLYPSPGDYGARYGYTSATVGSVTAVNHGSSYTATGGSDAAVSMGDFDMSSSYTTDGTSYSIVRSKNSMADSSYAMVTPTSNIPGYEYRGVSPIDQFKHYSQYPLNERSYPSPYMFPASAMTANTMYPLSGVSGGQCERYYPDVLEEFVDMQAAMHHGIPSRPVRSDHGFTPAILSN
- the LOC141891981 gene encoding regulatory factor X 4-like isoform X1, with the protein product MTLVEEEFVSGELKCKMPRGPGQTAMFGSSGPYVSHSKLQSPLTIQWLNENYEVSEGVSLPRSALYSHYLDFCEKNNLSPVNAASFGKIIRHTFPNLKTRRLGTRGQSKYHYYGITIKATSPYHDTVCNAARQSNTGFSQSYSKNESDDRNQGHTLHKGPQGSGTYVAAAPGGTLLPDFPKPSKLTLPEDVPHEKVKTFLIMYRAHCQRILDTILRANFGEVQNFLVHFWQGMPSHMLEVLGCDEVVDLIGQCDVILYKAISGVLIPGTLQPLPASLTQAIRQFAQELDEWLTESLSHLPEPLQKKKLAVAKNFSHSLRRQTSLTHLAQAARTVLHSAEPVSQMLNDWKQIDFEGIARQALWAFSNEKEEDYKLINEHFKEFTQLLEQQATIDQYADWAATMVNRCISKQVEKTGKCYKECSRNFLLKWSFFSVKIVRELTLHSAHSFGSFHLLHMLLEDYILYTVENHNNADEQLVQSSTCTAKETSFVEGPVKENMEIDIARPRPTSVRKSVPRRHSSSSSVSSLRSPREATQHRSPAQSATMMRPTYHDLSPHPITPITPTTPINNNNNVTKYSMLPEQAHFLYPSPGDYGARYGYTSATVGSVTAVNHGSSYTATGGSDAAVSMGDFDMSSSYTTDGTSYSIVRSKNSMADSSYAMVTPTSNIPGYEYRGVSPIDQFKHYSQYPLNERSYPSPYMFPASAMTANTMYPLSGVSGGQCERYYPDVLEEFVDMQAAMHHGIPSRPVRSDHGFTPAILSN